A genomic window from Enterobacter sp. R4-368 includes:
- the repA gene encoding plasmid replication initiator RepA → MNDNIKPRDDRRHRGTHSTACKCPAPQYIRPAHYKALSKEHGRALRNLIVRDKNIGEWVIRRRVSADPLFTFLRPAAGRKRAFRYVRRQLLDALFILFINKVDLATDIVTINITRLAEELSPKDDDGNIIPGQAVTVTRVSRLVTELARFGFVYAPEAEWDMVNNCRFPKHVIITEAGWRLTGIDTDKLRAEQAERLAAIEDGILAPGETLSLKAARSRWYERCRNQTILTRRTRAIEGKQRRKLAELPFDERKRQISEGLMRSLKGDVGHITSRQFEKMVWAQLYQLELVNLEPPGTPPPH, encoded by the coding sequence GTGAATGACAATATAAAACCGCGCGACGATCGTCGCCACCGTGGTACTCATTCCACGGCCTGTAAATGCCCGGCACCACAGTATATCCGTCCGGCACATTACAAAGCCCTCAGTAAAGAGCATGGCCGCGCCCTGCGAAACCTTATCGTCCGGGATAAAAATATCGGTGAGTGGGTGATTCGCCGTCGCGTGTCTGCCGATCCTCTCTTCACTTTTCTCCGTCCAGCTGCCGGGCGCAAACGGGCTTTCCGTTACGTTCGCCGGCAGCTGCTTGATGCGCTGTTTATTCTCTTTATCAACAAGGTTGATCTGGCCACGGACATTGTGACCATCAACATCACCCGACTGGCAGAAGAGTTAAGCCCGAAAGATGATGACGGCAACATCATCCCCGGACAGGCCGTCACGGTCACCCGCGTTTCCCGCCTGGTGACTGAACTGGCGCGCTTTGGCTTCGTTTATGCGCCGGAAGCCGAATGGGATATGGTCAATAACTGCCGTTTTCCCAAACATGTGATCATCACCGAGGCCGGATGGCGGCTGACGGGAATTGATACGGATAAATTGCGGGCAGAACAGGCTGAACGTCTGGCGGCCATCGAAGACGGGATCCTTGCGCCCGGAGAAACCCTCTCCCTGAAGGCAGCCCGCAGCCGCTGGTATGAACGCTGCCGGAACCAGACCATCCTGACGCGCAGAACGCGCGCTATCGAAGGCAAACAGCGCAGGAAGCTGGCAGAACTCCCCTTCGATGAGCGCAAGCGCCAGATTTCCGAAGGGCTGATGCGCAGCCTGAAAGGTGACGTGGGGCATATAACGTCACGTCAGTTCGAGAAAATGGTCTGGGCGCAGCTTTACCAGCTTGAACTGGTGAACCTCGAGCCACCGGGCACCCCGCCCCCTCACTAG
- a CDS encoding DsbA family protein, which produces MKLNKIVSLLVTTYAFAFLPPLHAAPAPVFTPEQEAQIGKIAADYLVQHPEILVQVSQKLQQQQQERQQMALTARVMDNQAALLQDADTPSVGPAKAKVAVIEFFDYQCVYCSRLAPGLEQVMKSRPDVRYIFKEWPIFASKWEASSTAAQRGIDVWKQKGAEGYLKFHNGIYHTGHNEGELTTEDIDAVARTAGVTELKPIDYTAVLEKNDTLAQALGLTGTPGLIVMPVQNATPKNITVFAGLASPQQLLAAIDKAQH; this is translated from the coding sequence ATGAAACTGAACAAAATAGTGTCTTTATTAGTTACAACATACGCTTTTGCGTTTTTACCCCCCCTCCATGCAGCCCCTGCGCCGGTATTCACGCCGGAACAGGAAGCGCAAATCGGCAAAATCGCCGCCGATTACCTGGTTCAGCACCCGGAAATTCTGGTGCAGGTCAGCCAGAAACTGCAGCAGCAACAGCAGGAGCGCCAGCAGATGGCGCTGACTGCCAGGGTGATGGACAACCAGGCAGCGCTGCTGCAGGATGCCGACACGCCGTCAGTCGGACCGGCGAAGGCAAAAGTCGCAGTCATTGAGTTCTTTGACTACCAGTGCGTTTACTGCAGCCGTCTGGCACCGGGACTTGAGCAGGTCATGAAATCCCGTCCGGATGTGCGTTACATCTTTAAAGAATGGCCAATTTTTGCGTCTAAATGGGAAGCCTCTTCCACTGCTGCACAGCGCGGTATCGATGTCTGGAAACAGAAAGGGGCTGAGGGTTACCTGAAATTCCACAATGGTATCTATCACACCGGGCATAACGAAGGGGAACTGACTACAGAGGATATCGACGCGGTGGCAAGAACAGCCGGCGTGACGGAGCTGAAACCCATAGATTACACGGCAGTTCTGGAAAAAAATGACACACTGGCTCAGGCGCTGGGGCTGACCGGAACACCCGGCCTGATTGTGATGCCGGTGCAGAACGCCACACCGAAAAACATCACGGTATTTGCCGGGCTGGCCTCACCACAGCAGCTGCTTGCGGCCATCGATAAAGCACAGCACTGA
- the mobF gene encoding MobF family relaxase — MMSPAPIVSAGEAAGYYSNKDNYYFLGQLESEWLGEGASQLGLEGPVRSDQLTAVLEGRLPDGSRLGKEINGNHTHRPGHDLTFSAPKSVSILALIGGDKALLEAHQRAVRVAAGYVEKLISARETVDGKTSIVHTGKMVAALYTHDTTRNLDPGLHTHMLVANMTELNGKWKALATDTIHNAGFIETVMKMQVTLGKLYRKALREDVESLGHEVEEVGPHGMWEIKAVPKEVREEYSSRGREIRGAVGAEATLKSLDIAAKNTRRAKVDPSRLRLMERWQTQMKEKGWDMKAYQESVVPRTAPGGSHAPRPPEPPAPQKTVAGNDVPATPAQAKGKAQDPAGAQTRSGPEEKTVFPVTPTSRTDVIQGRDAPEAGDGGQRQAPEQRPGKAADDKTPDRDGKQPAERELPVSQPERADALAEPAPGETGVKAPATGQPGVALTVQMTPVPAEMTDAVRMAVSQLSDSKTRFTWGELLLSTAEFSDKIPPISELKTALDEALREGVIVPLDAEKGVFTSRIHLLDELSIQALSREHLSETRVVSFQRPAQYAPAALEAVERDALVLMNAPKGVAGIRELTEQLAGISAAHGREVQVLASSAERAVSLAKSDRLREHITGRQQVLSGDFQLRPQSTLIVEGAERLSLKETLVLLGEARDKSAQLVFLDSAGRQANGNAMSVLESAGVVRSRRTEPAPGMEAEVVSIRDKRERYSALADRFAELSAGTEPVTAIVVGQREQKHLTGLIRDALQNAGQLERDGVTVEARTPVWLDSKTRRMSGSYRAGQVLEDRTERETRHYVIDRVHEDTRVLSLIDGDGVLVRMKIADLTADWRLYQREQLHIAAGDRLIALAADRGTGLKSKDRLTVTQAGQEGITVERDGKVLTLPADSPLYLTHGYVAGPGNRDNDSGVVLAALNSRDITAQTMNSLAQSGHRAEIFTAEPEDKAEARLQRMRTENSPVQLVRKLSGRDQLDSALTTLHDSVKTDVTVAVERAIADQQSVTFDVLHLAERAAEFYPDIAGIDREISQMVKKGDLIRVPGQATPLLVARATWEMEKAIIRVITEGKNTREPLMDSVDPTLLAGLTSGQKESALLVLGSRDQFTGIQGYAGVGKTTQVSAVKAAIDTLPASDRPVLYGLAPTHQAVKELRDVGLEAQTLKSWLVEHEQMVAAGEKSDYRNRVFLIDESSMLGNQDTAAAYLAIQAGGGRGVSMGDTDQFEAIESGAPFRLAQERSPMDVAIMKQIVRQKEVNLRDAVHDIIDNRIDAALQRLEKQPADNVERLDPSWKAPASGLVESADPVAAIVDDWISRTPAARARTLVIAQLNEDRESINNGIYAALEARGELGREKISVPVLEKIRHTRHEFNKLRAWQPGMVVKRGDAYQDVVAVDTNGSLISVKDEGGRLAWYSPRELLTGDVELFNRRERELSAGTVVRFTATDRNRGQNANQKYTVEQVRPDGEVVLKGHDGQKTINPADVRAEQHIDYAWAITGYGSQGAGEDAVISLEGTKGGRAYMATRRAFYISVSRAKKHVQVYTDGLEKWVAAIKRQEFDFKTAHDALTPETERRQAKVIWAMGQPVGKTAIGRAWAKHEALGGHSLTARVIPSTKRFPAPALALPLYDNNGKSAGLALVSLVHSDNGRLARGDMRMVATQGATGAVVQRSHSGNTHVVSTVDAALRAVREHPEDGVVWQTGAEKPSPWMIKLSRGTESAEEQKRALSVLVESEIRVPDLKADTTSEEPEKRAVQQVVRETQDIRDTEALMAKRVPDADLQGEKPGTLSGVKPDGNILGEIIDERLQRQQERDNVVSRIPAPSDQQMAREAAEHAVSARVANEIAERRQQQEVRIPGDTVEKGRTVEHQEPAHTRTIQQKER, encoded by the coding sequence CGCATATGCTGGTCGCCAACATGACGGAGCTGAACGGGAAATGGAAAGCGCTGGCCACCGACACCATTCACAATGCCGGTTTCATCGAGACGGTGATGAAGATGCAGGTGACGCTGGGCAAACTCTACCGCAAGGCACTGCGTGAGGATGTAGAGTCCCTCGGCCACGAAGTGGAGGAAGTGGGGCCGCACGGGATGTGGGAAATCAAAGCCGTCCCGAAAGAAGTTCGTGAGGAGTATTCCTCACGCGGTCGGGAAATTCGCGGGGCGGTCGGGGCCGAAGCCACCCTGAAAAGCCTGGATATTGCGGCCAAAAATACCCGCAGGGCGAAAGTCGATCCCTCCCGGCTGCGTCTGATGGAGCGCTGGCAGACCCAGATGAAAGAGAAGGGATGGGACATGAAAGCCTATCAGGAAAGCGTGGTGCCCCGGACAGCCCCCGGTGGCAGTCATGCACCTCGCCCCCCTGAGCCGCCAGCCCCCCAAAAAACAGTGGCCGGGAATGACGTGCCGGCAACGCCGGCACAGGCGAAAGGGAAAGCGCAGGACCCGGCAGGCGCGCAGACCCGCTCCGGGCCGGAAGAAAAAACGGTTTTCCCCGTGACACCCACATCCCGGACAGACGTGATTCAGGGCCGGGATGCACCGGAAGCTGGTGACGGGGGGCAGCGACAGGCGCCGGAACAACGCCCCGGAAAAGCTGCAGACGATAAAACGCCAGACCGGGACGGGAAACAACCGGCGGAGAGGGAACTGCCCGTGTCGCAGCCTGAGCGCGCTGACGCCCTGGCGGAGCCTGCACCGGGTGAGACCGGGGTAAAAGCCCCGGCCACCGGACAGCCCGGTGTGGCCCTGACCGTGCAGATGACCCCTGTGCCTGCTGAGATGACGGACGCGGTCCGTATGGCTGTCTCCCAGCTGAGCGACAGTAAAACCCGTTTCACCTGGGGCGAACTGCTGCTGAGTACAGCGGAATTCAGCGACAAAATCCCCCCAATTTCTGAACTGAAAACCGCGCTGGACGAGGCGCTGCGGGAAGGGGTTATCGTGCCGCTGGATGCGGAAAAAGGGGTCTTCACGTCGCGTATCCATCTGCTGGATGAACTCTCCATACAGGCGCTGAGCCGGGAACACCTGAGTGAAACCCGCGTCGTCAGTTTTCAGCGTCCCGCACAGTACGCGCCGGCGGCGCTGGAGGCGGTCGAGAGGGATGCGCTTGTCCTGATGAATGCCCCGAAGGGGGTGGCGGGAATACGGGAACTGACGGAACAGCTTGCCGGTATTTCTGCAGCGCATGGCCGGGAGGTGCAGGTGCTGGCCAGCTCTGCCGAACGTGCCGTGTCCCTCGCAAAATCGGACCGCCTGCGGGAGCACATCACGGGGCGACAGCAGGTGCTGAGCGGGGATTTTCAGCTGCGCCCGCAGAGCACCCTGATTGTTGAGGGGGCAGAACGGCTGAGCCTTAAGGAAACGCTGGTTCTGCTCGGTGAAGCACGGGACAAAAGCGCGCAGCTGGTCTTTCTCGACAGCGCCGGGCGGCAGGCGAACGGGAATGCCATGTCCGTGCTGGAGTCGGCCGGGGTGGTGCGCAGCCGCCGGACGGAACCGGCACCGGGGATGGAGGCGGAAGTGGTCAGCATCCGGGACAAGCGCGAGCGCTACAGTGCCCTGGCTGACCGCTTTGCGGAGCTGAGCGCCGGCACAGAGCCAGTGACCGCCATTGTGGTCGGACAGCGTGAGCAGAAGCACCTGACCGGGCTTATCCGGGATGCGCTGCAGAATGCCGGTCAGCTTGAACGTGACGGTGTCACGGTGGAGGCGCGCACGCCGGTCTGGCTGGACAGTAAAACCCGCCGGATGAGCGGCTCCTACCGCGCCGGGCAGGTACTGGAAGACCGGACGGAGCGCGAAACCCGCCATTACGTGATTGACCGCGTGCATGAGGACACGCGGGTTCTGTCACTGATTGACGGGGACGGGGTGCTGGTCCGCATGAAAATCGCCGATCTGACCGCAGACTGGCGACTCTACCAGCGCGAGCAGTTGCATATCGCCGCCGGTGACAGGCTGATTGCGCTGGCAGCAGATCGCGGTACCGGTCTGAAATCAAAAGACCGGCTGACCGTCACGCAGGCCGGTCAGGAAGGGATAACGGTGGAGCGGGACGGCAAAGTCCTGACCCTGCCGGCAGACAGCCCGCTCTATCTCACCCACGGCTATGTTGCGGGACCCGGCAACCGCGACAATGACAGCGGTGTGGTGCTGGCCGCGCTGAATTCACGGGATATCACCGCGCAGACCATGAATTCCCTGGCGCAGTCAGGACACCGCGCCGAAATCTTCACGGCAGAGCCGGAAGACAAGGCAGAAGCCCGCCTGCAGCGTATGCGGACAGAAAACTCCCCCGTGCAGCTGGTCCGTAAACTCAGTGGCCGGGATCAGCTGGACAGTGCCCTGACCACCCTGCATGACAGTGTGAAAACGGACGTCACGGTGGCCGTCGAGCGCGCCATCGCCGACCAGCAGTCGGTGACGTTCGACGTGTTACATCTGGCCGAGCGGGCCGCTGAGTTTTATCCCGATATCGCCGGGATTGACCGGGAAATCAGCCAGATGGTCAAAAAGGGGGACCTCATTCGTGTGCCGGGTCAGGCGACGCCCTTACTGGTTGCCCGTGCGACCTGGGAAATGGAAAAAGCCATCATCCGTGTCATCACGGAGGGGAAAAATACCCGGGAGCCACTGATGGACAGCGTCGACCCGACCCTCCTTGCCGGGCTGACGTCCGGGCAGAAAGAATCTGCGCTGCTGGTACTGGGTTCCCGCGATCAGTTTACGGGGATTCAGGGTTATGCGGGGGTGGGGAAAACCACTCAGGTCAGTGCGGTAAAAGCGGCCATCGATACCCTGCCTGCGTCTGACAGGCCGGTTCTTTACGGACTGGCTCCCACCCACCAGGCCGTGAAGGAGCTGAGGGACGTCGGGCTGGAGGCGCAGACCCTGAAATCCTGGCTGGTTGAGCACGAGCAGATGGTCGCCGCCGGCGAGAAATCCGACTACCGCAACAGGGTGTTTCTTATCGATGAATCCTCGATGCTCGGTAACCAGGATACGGCGGCCGCGTATCTGGCCATCCAGGCCGGCGGCGGGCGGGGCGTTTCAATGGGTGACACCGACCAGTTTGAAGCGATTGAATCCGGTGCGCCGTTCCGGCTGGCACAGGAACGCAGCCCGATGGATGTGGCCATCATGAAACAGATTGTCCGCCAGAAGGAGGTCAATCTGCGGGACGCGGTACACGACATCATTGATAACCGCATCGATGCCGCGCTGCAGCGTCTGGAGAAACAGCCGGCGGACAATGTGGAACGCCTGGACCCGTCCTGGAAAGCGCCTGCATCAGGCCTGGTGGAATCTGCCGACCCGGTCGCCGCCATTGTGGACGACTGGATAAGCCGCACGCCGGCGGCGCGCGCGCGAACGCTGGTCATCGCGCAGCTGAACGAGGACAGGGAGAGCATCAATAACGGCATTTATGCCGCGCTTGAGGCACGCGGTGAGCTGGGGCGGGAGAAAATCAGCGTGCCGGTGCTGGAGAAAATCCGGCACACCCGCCATGAATTCAACAAACTCAGGGCGTGGCAGCCCGGTATGGTGGTGAAGCGGGGCGATGCTTATCAGGATGTGGTGGCCGTGGATACCAACGGCTCGCTTATCTCCGTCAAGGACGAGGGCGGCAGACTCGCCTGGTACTCCCCGCGCGAACTGCTGACCGGGGATGTGGAGCTCTTTAACCGCCGCGAGCGGGAACTGAGCGCCGGCACCGTGGTGCGGTTCACCGCCACTGACCGCAACCGGGGGCAGAACGCCAACCAGAAATACACGGTTGAGCAGGTCCGGCCGGACGGGGAGGTGGTGCTGAAAGGCCACGACGGACAGAAAACCATTAACCCGGCAGACGTGCGCGCCGAACAGCACATTGATTATGCCTGGGCAATCACCGGCTACGGTTCACAGGGGGCCGGTGAGGACGCCGTTATTTCCCTGGAGGGGACAAAAGGCGGGCGGGCGTACATGGCCACCCGGCGCGCGTTCTATATTTCTGTTTCCCGCGCCAAAAAACACGTTCAGGTGTACACGGACGGTCTGGAAAAATGGGTGGCGGCCATCAAAAGGCAGGAGTTTGATTTCAAAACGGCGCATGATGCCCTGACGCCGGAGACAGAGCGCCGGCAGGCGAAGGTCATCTGGGCGATGGGGCAGCCGGTCGGGAAAACCGCAATCGGGCGGGCATGGGCAAAACACGAAGCACTGGGCGGTCACAGCCTGACCGCCCGCGTTATTCCGTCCACTAAACGCTTTCCGGCGCCGGCGCTCGCACTGCCGTTGTACGACAACAACGGGAAAAGTGCCGGTCTGGCGCTGGTTTCGCTGGTACACAGCGACAACGGACGGCTGGCGCGGGGGGACATGCGCATGGTGGCTACGCAGGGTGCCACCGGTGCGGTGGTGCAGCGAAGCCACAGCGGTAACACCCATGTGGTCAGTACGGTCGATGCGGCGCTGCGGGCGGTCCGGGAGCACCCGGAGGACGGGGTGGTCTGGCAGACCGGCGCGGAGAAACCCTCTCCCTGGATGATTAAGCTGAGCCGGGGCACCGAGAGTGCAGAGGAACAGAAAAGGGCACTGTCGGTACTGGTCGAATCAGAAATCAGGGTGCCGGATTTGAAAGCGGACACCACCAGTGAAGAACCGGAAAAACGTGCTGTTCAACAGGTCGTAAGGGAAACTCAGGATATCAGGGATACTGAAGCGCTGATGGCGAAACGTGTTCCTGATGCAGACCTTCAGGGAGAGAAACCCGGCACCCTGTCTGGCGTCAAACCAGACGGGAATATTCTGGGTGAAATCATTGACGAGAGACTGCAGCGGCAACAGGAAAGAGATAATGTTGTCAGCAGGATACCTGCGCCGTCAGACCAGCAGATGGCCAGAGAAGCAGCCGAACACGCGGTATCAGCGCGTGTGGCGAATGAAATTGCTGAGCGGCGACAGCAGCAGGAGGTACGCATTCCGGGCGACACAGTGGAGAAAGGACGCACTGTTGAGCATCAGGAACCTGCGCATACCCGCACCATACAACAAAAAGAACGTTAA